The Nerophis ophidion isolate RoL-2023_Sa linkage group LG07, RoL_Noph_v1.0, whole genome shotgun sequence genome contains a region encoding:
- the cdr2l gene encoding cerebellar degeneration-related protein 2-like — protein sequence MLRGGKMDEFVTEEEEPWYDQRDLEQDLHLAAELGKTLLERNKELEDSLQQMYVNNEEQVQEIEYLSKQLEMLRDMNEQHAKVYEQLDVTARELEITNEKLVLESKASQQKIDRLTGTMETLQGQVDSLTTRVEELRTLEELRVLRERKERRKTVHSFPCLKELCTAPSYEDGFLLANPGSVDLAERQPAEEENERLRGVVSSLRAAVSAERSKREGAERECAAVLQEFVRLEERLLGAEGCQLRVRELEAELREMQLLRKSRVSLTEDGMESLLGNGPETDTPDEDGAAASEAVGEAGAPVRKSCSDTALNAISIRDPPGRRQAGRKRGMSILSEVDEQYHALLEKYEELLGKCRRHQDDLCHAEVQTSRPVSRDPSIKDYSLAVAEEARAPPTPPYTPSTPEALEGISRQVEQVDQRLGQNTPEYKTLFKEIFSRLQKTKSDINAGKSRKSHK from the exons ACTTGCACCTGGCAGCCGAGCTGGGTAAAACTCTCCTGGAGCGCAACAAGGAGCTGGAGGACTCCCTGCAGCAGATGTACGTCAACAACGAGGAGCAAGTGCAGGAGATCGAG TACCTGTCCAAGCAGCTGGAGATGTTGCGAGACATGAACGAGCAGCACGCCAAAGTCTACGAGCAGCTGGACGTGACCGCCAGAGAGTTGGAGATCACTAATGAGAAGCTGGTGCTGGAGAGCAAGGCCTCGCAGCAGAAAATAGATAG GTTGACGGGCACCATGGAGACGTTGCAGGGTCAGGTGGACAGTCTGACCACACGAGTGGAGGAGCTGAGAACTTTAGAGGAGCTGAGGGTCCTCAGAGAGCGAAAAGAACGACGCAAGACAGTCCACTCCTTTCCTTGCCTTAAAGAACTGTGCACTGCACCAAG CTACGAGGACGGCTTCCTGCTGGCCAACCCGGGCAGCGTGGATTTGGCCGAGCGACAGCCGGCCGAGGAGGAGAACGAGCGTCTGAGAGGCGTGGTCTCGTCTCTGCGCGCCGCCGTGTCCGCCGAGCGCTCCAAGCGCGAAGGAGCGGAGCGCGAGTGCGCCGCCGTGCTGCAGGAGTTTGTACGCTTGGAGGAGCGTCTCCTGGGCGCCGAGGGCTGCCAGCTGCGGGTTCGGGAGCTGGAGGCGGAGCTCCGTGAGATGCAGCTGCTGAGGAAGTCCAGGGTGAGTCTGACGGAGGACGGCATGGAGTCTCTGCTCGGCAACGGGCCGGAGACGGACACGCCCGACGAGGACGGCGCGGCGGCTTCGGAGGCGGTGGGCGAGGCGGGAGCGCCCGTGAGGAAAAGCTGCAGCGACACGGCTCTGAACGCCATCAGCATCCGCGACCCCCCGGGCAGGCGGCAGGCGGGACGCAAGCGAGGAATGTCCATCCTGAGCGAGGTGGACGAGCAGTACCACGCCCTGCTGGAGAAGTACGAGGAGCTGCTGGGCAAGTGTCGGCGCCACCAAGACGACCTTTGTCACGCCGAGGTGCAGACCTCCCGACCCGTGTCCAGGGACCCCTCCATCAAGGACTACAGCCTGGCCGTGGCGGAGGAGGCGCGGGCCCCGCCCACTCCCCCTTACACCCCCTCCACGCCAGAAGCCCTGGAGGGCATCAGCAGGCAGGTGGAGCAGGTGGACCAGCGCCTGGGGCAGAACACGCCTGAGTACAAGACCCTCTTCAAGGAGATCTTCTCTCGCCTGCAGAAGACCAAGAGCGACATCAACGCCGGCAAGAGCAGGAAGAGCCACAAGTGA